A window of Watersipora subatra chromosome 10, tzWatSuba1.1, whole genome shotgun sequence genomic DNA:
ccttaccaattcagccacacgagcttgatggattcactaggcgatatatgtcgctatatgggagcaaatacgctacagGTCTCTGTCACGACGACAAAGTCATGAGAAGCGGTCGCTCTTATTAGtaggcttactcaaattatccattggcaatgtgccaggctaatagcaagtggcaggcaactctcattacctctcatcaTTTATAAGCTcatttttaatacccggacaACGCCGGCTAGCGCAgctagtgtgtatatatataaggaaATCAATTAATCCTTGTTTCTACAGCATTTTGAATCTACCATCTTTTATTTAGGGCTCGCAGTTGCTGCAGATGAAGGTTGCTCCCCCTGGAGAGTCCTCAACGGATAGCCCAATAAAATCATTCATTCTACTGGAGAGGTTCAATGCTATTAAGTTGGTGCAGTCTATCCACCAGTCATTAGCCTCTCTGAGCAAGGTCATTCGTGGCACTCAACTTCTTACGAATGATGTACAGAATCTTGCCGCTGCTCTCTTAACACAGGAGGTAGGATTGGCCAGTTCcgccaatttttattttgagatgTGAATCTGTGTGGGGGATAAATGTAGATCGTAATATTCAATATGCTGTAGAGTAAAAAAATGGAAACTAGCGAATCCACACTGCATAAgcataccgtaagtcctcatgctcaagccgcgcggcttgtgctcaaaaccagatgactcacgaaagaaaaaattatcctccaacaagccgcgtatgcACACAGACCGCGGTTAATGAccgaggttttgtcgtccttgactccttcaggagcgagagtgttgagaaaGGTTTCGTTATACCCCCGtactcttgaataagaaaacaggctacagcAGTAGCCTACatgtgaaaaaaattttcttttacttccaagttcgaattaaaattcctaaacccttgcatcaacaATTTCTTCCCATGTCtcagctaaatttttattgcgctgttagagggcttcacatttatggaaagatgccggtcaGGAATGAAACAGTTTTAATGACCTacgactgtggtgagttaaacattagcgataaattcttcgttAGTCtgaagtattccataaacatgaccctgaaaataaacgagtaggtcgccaaaatcccgtacatcaaagtgtatcatgactatCATAACCATagttctatggttatagcgcggagctgagcagagaccgcattcatcgagaagccgccctaagcctcacgtaagttttaaaaacttggctttagccgcgaCTTattaccttgaaccagaagccgcgctcaacgacaagccgcgcggcttgagcataaggacttacggtactTACGCATTTCTTTGTACAGGCATGCTAGTACGTTCAGAGATTAACTTCATGatgtttttatcataattttgaatattttacagATATATTTGTTAATGCAGACTAATGAATCTAACGTATCAACCAAACTTTTCTAAAAAATATGATACGCTTGACACTGTTGATTGGTTGCATTTGGCGATAACTTTGCGCCATTGCAAATTTTCTTGTCgctgaaaattattttatttttgagtaATCTTTGATAGACTCCTTTGTCATGGCTTGGAAAGTGGGATGGGCCGGAAGACCCGATGCAATATCTGCGCTCATTGATCGCAAGGGCTATGGCACTGCAGGCTTGGGTCGATAAAGTGGAGCGAAACTCTCTTCTCAACGAACCTCTCTATCTCAATGAGCTCTTTCACCCGGACACTTTCCTGAATGCTCTGCGACAACAGACAGCGAGGTTGGATTTTGTTTGGTTTCATGTTATCATTTGAATCTAGTTTAATGACTATCGGTTTTGTACTTGAGGTTAACTGACCTCCTTGTGAGGGGCATGACTCTAACAAAATGtattcatttgtaaaatttgttaCTTAACAAGAAAACTtgctctctactgtagtaatgAACATTTGAAATGTCTTTGAGTCAATGTCTTTGAATGAGTCTTTGAGATGTCTTTTAAATGGCTTTGAATGTCGTGCTGTTTTCTTTATCTCTCTCTTTATTCAGCTTGCTATTAACCACTATATATTGGAGAAGAATTGAGCTTTCACCACTACTACTGTAACAGCTGCTACTAAATCCTGCCTATTCATTGATGAATTGGACAAGTCAATGGATCGAATATTAGTCTTTCAGTGCACATAAGCTCCATTTACAAAATCACCTTGCTCAGTAGTGTTAGCAAACTCTCATTGATTGGAGGGAGCAAAGTGGAAATATTCAAACATTCCACCTTTGAtaccattttttaatttgtagttaCATAAAAAAAGTTTCTTATATGACACGTCCTTAACACTAAAACAGCGTTACCATTTAGGGTTTCCTATCGTCTGGCTTTTTTTTAATCCAAATTTGCATAAAGAAATTCATTCACTTGAATTCACTTTGTTGTCAACGCGTAATTGCATGACAAAATCTTGGACATTTCATCGGCACATAGAAAACTAGTGAATGTGTAACACAGACGTTTCATAGTCGAGAACTGCGACTCTGTTGGTCGataaaaactttcaagttgATAGATTGACCATGGATTCTTTGtaaaacaaagtttcatgcattaaTCTAGATCTCATGCTTGATACAGTTCTTGCAAGTGTGTTATGTTGTAGTACTTCGAAGCGTTTGCTAGTTCATAATTGATCAGTTGCAGATTGTTTTATATGAAGTATGATACATGTATTTCGCTAGTAAAATGTGTAGTTTGCCATCTTTATTTAACTTGAAGGCTTTTGAATTTTTATGTACTTGACATACTTCAAGTATTGCAAAGGCCACGATAACACATCAGTAGTTAGCTTCACATTAAATACTGTAATATCCCAAATATAATGCTCCCTTTGTTTACTCAAATTTTGACATGGAAAGTGAGGGAGTATTATACTTGAGTATGTGCACATTGCTATAGCATTATGCACATCAAAATGGTTTACTATTGAATATCTTTACCTAGTGAAACGTTTGGGAGTCTGGCCAGGCTCCCCTACTTGTAGTTAGACTGAAAAACACtgctataaactttgtataGACTAGTATGTGTTATAAGCTGATACaaacaagttttatataaaattgaacattttttaaattaaaaaaaaactattgtgTGGACCAGATTGTGGTCCACACAATAGTCTACAATTGGTCCAGAGATTGATCTCATGGCAAACATCTAGCAAAAATCATTTGTATATCAAGGCAATGTAGTCTTGGCGATTCCATTTTTTActgttatagttttttttaaagtagaTGATCGCAGTACATGGATTAGAATGCTGGTGCTTCTTTAAAATGTTTGACAAAAAGGTTATAGTTTTGAAAATGAACCAAGAAAATTTATCGCTGCAACGACATGCCATGATTTGGCAAACTCATGACAATATGTTTCAACATCCAACTAAAAGTTTATTTCACCTTTTCTGTTTGTTCAGTGTAAATATGTTCCTTAAACGCGCATATCTGTAGGCATGACAAATAAAAGTCCTCAAAATAGTTTTTCTCAAGTACTAAGCATATGTTCCAGATTTAGCCTAGCCTTTTCGTATGTTCCATAGGAGGCAAAACACTCTAGTAAAAGCTTCAACTGAGAAATCTGTGCTACGTATcccatttgtttgtttttagagAAGTGCAAAGCTCAATGGATAACCTGAAGTTTGCATGCAGTTGGAAGGGTGGTATAACAGGTGCCCGCAATTCATGTAAACTCAGTGGCTTGCAGCTGGAAGGCTGTGTGTTTGATGGGGCTAGACTGAGTGAGAGCCAGAGAGACAGCCCAATTGTAACCACTATTCCAGACTGCACCGTTGCTTGGATACCGAAGGTATGCGTGTTCAAAATGAAACTTTTGTTTCCTACTTTGTTGATGTAGGCTTAGACTGAGCTCAACAAAACGGTGACCACCTTGAATGCTGCTGACAAGAAAGTCAGTATATTTCAATATAGTCTctgttattttacttatctcaAAATTGTATGATGgcaaacaaataataataaaaagggtaAAAATTCAAGGTTAGACTGTGCGGTGTAATGGTGACCTTCTGCAATCAAGGTCAAGTGAAGGCCAGTGTAATATAATTGGCAGCATGATAACTGAGGGATTTTAAAGCTATGCTCAGTAGAGTGTGACAATTGGGGCGATTAGAAAGTAGTCTCGGTAGGGGATAGGACACCTGGCTATTTTTCATTAGAACCCCTACTACAGCTGGGAGTCCATAAACTTGGTTTTGATGCCTTTTAGTTATTCAAAAAGTTCCTGAATCGTTTAAATAAAAGATCTCATCGCATTTCAGGAACAGCCTGACGTGTACTCTCCGTCCGAAAGTATTTCCTTGCCTATCTACTTTAGTCCTGAGAGAGAAAGAATAGTTACGAGAGTCACTGTTCCTTGCGGAGGTTCCAAGGACACTTGGTTGCAATGCGGGGCTGCTCTTTTCCTCAAGAGCCAGTAAAAATAACTTTGACTACAAAATGTTATAGCACTTCTACCCTAGCAATAGTTTCAGCTCACTGAGTCTGAGTTACACCATCAGCTGGTTTTAGTCCGTCCTTAATATGCACTGTTTCATTTGTTTTCACTAGTGGCTTGATGCAAATATCTCTATGACCTCTCTATAGTATCACTAGGATTTCTCTATGGTCTCTTTATGATCGCTCTATGCTCTCTCTATGGTCTCTTTATAGTCTCTCTATGGTATCACTAGGATTTCTCTATGTTCTCTCTATGCTCTCTCTATGGTCTCTTTATGGTCTCTCTATAGTCTCTCTATGGTATCACTAGGATTTCTTTATGCTCTCTCTATGATCTCTGTATGATCTCTTTATGATCTCTCTATGGTCTCTTATCAGTTTGCGTTGTGCTTTTCTATTTCTATATCAATTCTCGCAGCTCTCTctagttttatttaaaagttttctgTTAGCCGTTTGATTTATGACaccaatttatttatttatttattgtccaTAAATATGTGTGTAACAAATATAATATCTTGTTTATCTGACATCAACAGATTAGAAATTATTAGATATGAATGCTGTTTTTAGATTAGAATGCTGTTTTTAGTTGAGAAAATGTTTGAAGATTTGAGATAGTCTTGATGAATTAATTGTTAAGTATTGGTTATGCACAGAATAGTTATGCTCAAAATTTAGGAATGAATTTTAGAAATATTAGTTTAGTTTAAGTGGTGAATGCAATTCTAGTCAAGCAGATTTGAGTGCTCCGCGTTTAGTGTTTCGCTTTGCGTTTGAGATAAGTGAGTGGAGGATAAAGAGGTATGCCTACTTCTGTGCCTCTGTAGTTATGCCTCTGTAGTCATGACTGTGTAGTCTTTGCTATAATGAACATGGATCATGCCTCTGTAGTCTATGCTATACTGAACATTGAGCTTGCCTCTGTAGTCTATGCTATACTAAACATTGAGCTTGCCTCTGTAGTCTGCTATAATGAACATGGAGCGTGTTTTAAATACTCTTGGTATTCTTTTGTAGTTTATTTATGCAAAACATTCACAATATAAATAGTATAACTTCAAATTACACTTTTacaaaaagtaaaactaaattattttatgcGGTAACATTAAATACAAAATAGACTGTCATATTGGTTCAACTTAGCGAAGAGGAGACAACTACTGAAGAACCTCCCTATGCTTATCTTGCGCTAGGGGTTAATTCTCTAAAAGGTAATACGCTTGTACGTGTGAGAATGGTGCAAATACACTTCGTAATGACACAAAAAGATATCTAATAACAGTATTACGATAAAagatttttaattataaaaggTAATAAAATTGCTAATTTAATACTATCAATATAAAACAGCATTTTTATACTCCATATCTGCTACAACAGAGCTGCGTGACTACAATACAGTTTATTACCTGTTGCAATAAAAATAGTCTTCCGGTTACGGTGTAGTTGTCTTTGTCTCAGATACGATATCGGAGAATGTTACGGATGATGTAGGCCCTTTCACACTCGAATGCCGATATGCACTGGTGTCACGACCATCTGTCTCCTCTGTAACCTTATAAACAGGTTTCTGGCAGGACTTTGATGCGTTTGCATTTCCTGTAGAGTAGCTCAAAGAGTTTTTCACAGTTGCATTTCTTGATTCGTCTTCAAAGTAGCGCTCAAGGCATGTCGGAACAACTCCAGGAAACGTTCTGTAGAAAGTGCCTCGAAATCTCTTGTTTGTGAGAATGTAGATGAGAAGATTTATGGCGAAATtgaactgatagaaaaaaaatgcAGTCGCCCGGATCCATTTCAGGAGCCAGAAAATCTGTGTGTATTTAATATAAGCCTTTTGCTCATCATCTACCTGTGAAGGCTGGACGGGGTAAAGGGCCTTGAGAACTAACTCGATGCTTTGCAAAGTTCCGAGTGGCACGAGAAAGATGAGATAAGCTATGGAAATTGCGAGCAGCGTGCGCGTGATATTAGCGTCTCGTTTTGGTCTTTTTTTGTTTGGAGTTTGACTCGTTAGTGTCGCTTGTTCTTTGGCGGAGTGGCGAATCTTTCTGATTATCAAGATGTTTAGGACCAAAATGGTCGCTGCAGGAAGCCATGTGTTGAAAGCCACATAAATATTGACAACTTCCGGAAACTTCTTTCTCTTTGTTTGGCACGCCTTATAACCAAAAACTGAGTCTCCCTCGAAACCGGACACAAACATTTTATGGCCTGATAAAATCACAGCCAAAAGGAAAATAATTGCCATGAGTCGTCTCGTTCGACGCAGGGAGCACAATTCTAACACTTTGAGCGGCAGGTAAACAGCAATCACTCGTTCAACTGTGAAGCAAACAATCGTCCAAACACTAAGAATATTAAAAAGCTCGATAACAACAGCGTGTATTAAGCACAGCCATTCGTTCGTCTGAAAAGCTCTGTTGATGATGTTGGGTTGCTGAGCCCGTAAGACACCGACTAAGAAATTGAAAATCAAAACCAAAGTGTCGTAAAGGGCAAGGCAGGTGATGTAAAGGTTTGTACTGTTATTTCTCATCGACTTAGTAACCGTGGTTCCGATGATGAGAAGATTGGATAACACACCAAGAAGAACTATGACTGCTGTTCCGTAAGACAGCAATCCTTGAACGACATTGGTGAATGGGATGAGAGCGATCCACTTCTCCCTCAACTCACACGGCCAGGTAAGCTCAACTAGAGGTGTGATGTTGACCATCTGCAGAGGAGCGATTTCCGAAAAATCATGAGTACAGGTGTCTGTTTCTCTACAATATGAGTTCAATAAGCTTGCAAAGAAGATGTCTGTGAACCTTTTCAGAATACTAGTGCTGTTGGGTTGACATTTGATCAATAACGCTTACAAAGCCGATTAAATGCGAAACAAGTTGCTTTATTTAGTACTTGCCATGTGTAATTATACACGAACACATATTCGTGTATGTATATTTCTATAATTACACGCGTATATGTATCCATAATTGTAAACTTGCTAATTGCAAACGTATACGCATCCATATACATAAACTTGCTAACTAcagtacacatgtatacacaagtcatatatgtacatgtgtaatTCTATGAATATGTAtgatacatatatgtatatgatatcattgatatgtatgcatatacacatgtgtacacGTATATAACAGGTCTACTGATAGTTGGATTAATGGACAGGTAGTTTAAAAATTTCTTTCTCTGAATGGAAAGAATAAACATAAGGGTAACAAGTGTACGTCCTTAATAAGAGCATTGTTGGTCCTTTGTTATACATATTCTTGTGAGTATTTATGAAGGATTAGCAACTGACAACAAGTGCCCTGTTAAAGATTGGCAGCTGAGAACAAGTGCCCTGTTGAAAATTAGCAACTGGCAACAAGTGTTCTGTTAAAGATTAGTAACTGGCAACAAGTACTTTGTTAACGACCAGCAACTGAAAACAAGTGCTCTTTTATAGATTAGCAACTGCCAACAAGTGCTCAGTTAGATATTGCAACTCTCAACACGTGCTTTATTAAATATGAGCAACTGACAGTaagtgctttgttaaaaattagCAACTGACAACAAGCGCCCTGTTAAAGGTTAGCAACTGACAACAAGTGCCCTGTTAAAGGTTAGCAACTGACAACAAGCGCCCTGTTAAAGGTTAGCAACTGACAACAAGTACTTTCTTAAAGACCAACAACTGAAAACAAGTGCTCTTTTATAGATTAGCAACTGCCAACAAGTGCTCAGTCAGATATTAGCAACTCTCAACAAGTGCtttattaaatatgaacaaCTGACAACaagtgctttgttaaaaattagCAACAGGCAACTGGCAACAGTGTTTGACCAGAAAGGCTAACAATTTTATTTGTAACACCTTTGAaatgtcaaatatttttagcatgtATTAAGACTGTATTGTACtcaacatatttgttttaattaagaTAAAAATTACTTAGTCTAA
This region includes:
- the LOC137407029 gene encoding melatonin receptor type 1B-B-like — translated: MVNITPLVELTWPCELREKWIALIPFTNVVQGLLSYGTAVIVLLGVLSNLLIIGTTVTKSMRNNSTNLYITCLALYDTLVLIFNFLVGVLRAQQPNIINRAFQTNEWLCLIHAVVIELFNILSVWTIVCFTVERVIAVYLPLKVLELCSLRRTRRLMAIIFLLAVILSGHKMFVSGFEGDSVFGYKACQTKRKKFPEVVNIYVAFNTWLPAATILVLNILIIRKIRHSAKEQATLTSQTPNKKRPKRDANITRTLLAISIAYLIFLVPLGTLQSIELVLKALYPVQPSQVDDEQKAYIKYTQIFWLLKWIRATAFFFYQFNFAINLLIYILTNKRFRGTFYRTFPGVVPTCLERYFEDESRNATVKNSLSYSTGNANASKSCQKPVYKVTEETDGRDTSAYRHSSVKGPTSSVTFSDIVSETKTTTP